The Callospermophilus lateralis isolate mCalLat2 chromosome 15, mCalLat2.hap1, whole genome shotgun sequence genome window below encodes:
- the Nkx1-2 gene encoding NK1 transcription factor-related protein 2 has product MLAWQDGGAKAAPSHHKISFSVLDILDPQKFTRTALPAARLAPREAKKSLAEVEAGKDTRPGNRVPQRETFDTTGQGAGPASPLEGSEAEEEEEDTEDSGPARALVGPARPSEVRAAVLSGGESKADGEGALIGCPSSPGSPRPRRRRAEPSCAKPRRARTAFTYEQLVALENKFRSTRYLSVCERLNLALSLSLTETQVKIWFQNRRTKWKKQNPGADGAAQGGGGAPQPGTPGAAGGSGTGGSPGPPGPGTLSFQTFPSYSAANVLFPAATAATSFPLSAATGTPFAPFLGPSYLTPFYAPHL; this is encoded by the exons ATGCTGGCATGGCAGGACGGAGGGGCCAAGGCGGCTCCCTCCCACCACAAGATCTCCTTCTCGGTCCTGGATATTTTGGACCCGCAGAAGTTCACCCGCACTGCGCTCCCCGCCGCGCGCCTCGCTCCCCGGGAAGCCAAGAAAAGTTTGGCGGAGGTCGAAGCCGGGAAGGACACCAGGCCTGGGAACCGGGTCCCACAGCGGGAAACCTTTG ACACTACTGGCCAAGGCGCCGGTCCAGCGTCCCCCCTGGAGGGTTCCGAGgccgaagaggaagaggaggacacAGAGGACTCGGGGCCTGCGCGCGCTCTGGTGGGCCCCGCGCGCCCCTCCGAGGTCCGGGCGGCGGTGTTGTCGGGTGGAGAGAGCAAAGCGGACGGCGAAGGCGCCCTCATCGGCTGTCCCAGTTCTCCTGGTTCCCCGAGGCCCCGGCGCCGGCGAGCTGAGCCCAGCTGCGCCAAGCCGCGGCGAGCGCGCACCGCCTTCACCTACGAGCAGCTGGTGGCCTTGGAGAACAAGTTCCGGTCCACGCGCTACCTGTCGGTGTGCGAGCGTCTGAACCTAGCGCTGTCGCTCAGCCTCACTGAGACACAGGTCAAAATCTGGTTCCAGAACCGCAGGACCAAGTGGAAGAAGCAGAACCCGGGCGCCGACGGCGCGGCGCAAGGGGGCGGCGGTGCGCCTCAGCCTGGGACGCCGGGTGCGGCAGGGGGCAGCGGTACAGGAGGCAGTCCCGGACCCCCAGGCCCCGGCACTCTTTCCTTCCAAACTTTCCCCTCCTACTCCGCAGCCAACGTCCTCTTCCCGGCCGCCACCGCTGCCACCTCCTTCCCCTTGTCCGCCGCCACCGGGACCCCCTTCGCGCCCTTTCTGGGGCCCTCCTACTTGACCCCATTCTACGCCCCGCATCTATGA